The Candidatus Celerinatantimonas neptuna DNA segment CTGCCTGAAACGGTATCTGCCAGTCACTAAAACGTGCAGCATTCAATCCTGCTAATTTATCACTAATTTTCATTAGCGATGCAATTTGAGCCGGTGTTAGCTGCCGGGCTCTTTCTATTAAGAGCTGACTGTCCTCAAGCATAAAAGGCTGAGAAAAGTCAGCTTCAGGGGCCGGAGTCATAAAATCCAAAGTCTTGGCTGGAGAGATAACTGCAAGCATGCATGATTCCTTCGCAAATAAAGATATAAATGAGTTTAGTTTACCGGCGAGGATTTCTTTCGTCTAATTCATGCAACAAACCTGAACCATAGTAAAAAACGATTAATCATATGGCCACACCTCTGCTAATACATCATTTCAGGGATAAGAGTATTTTTCACGGACAAGTTAGAAATCAGTCCTTGTTGCTGTAGGTTTCGCATATGTTGCTCAAACGTCTGCATTCCCTGTGATGACCCTGTTTGCATTAATGATGCAATCTGTTCTACTTTATCATCACGAATTAGATGAGCTATCGCTGGTGTATTACACAAAATTTCATAGGCAGCAATACGTCCCCCAGCTATTGCCGGAAGCAATTTCTGGCCAACAACCCCTTTTAGAGATCCAGCTAATAATGAACGGATAAACGAACGCTCAGTCGCCGGAAAAATATCAATCATGCGATGAACAGCATCTGACGCTGACGGCGTATGTAATGTGGCTAACACCAGGTGACCGGTCTCTGCAGCAGTTAAAGCTAACTTGATCGTTTCATAATCCCTCAACTCCCCGACAAGAATAACATCAGGATCTTCCCGTAAAGCCCCGCGCAAAGCCTGATTAAACCCTAATGTCTCAAGCCCTACTCCACGCTGATGAATTAAGCACTGTTTAGAGTGATAAATAAACTCGATTGGATCTTCAATCGTAATGACATGGCGGGGTAATGATGTATTCATATACTCGACCATTGCAGCCAGTGTCGTCGATTTACCGCCCCCCGTGGCTCCAGTCACCAAAACCAACCCTGAGCTCATCTGACAAAAGTGGCTCACAATATCAGGTGTCCCCAGCTTCTCCAGTGTCGGTATCTGGGAGGACACGAGCCTAAAAGCTGCCGCACATCCTCGATGATGAAAAAAGAAATTTGCACGAACCCGCCCGATGTTTGCGATACTCAACCCAATGTCCAGTTCTTTCACTTGGGACCAGGCTAACTGTTGCTTCTGATCAAGCAAAGATTCTAGCATTACTCTCAATTGATCATTATTTATGATGGGGAATTTAGATGGTCGTAGCTCGCCATCAATTCGTAAAACAGGAGAAAGTCCTGCAGAGAGGTGTAGATCAGAAGCATTATGATTTACACTAAATTCCAATAACTCAAATATATCCATTCTCTTTAAAAACACCACATATCATGAACATTAATCAACGACTCAATCAAATCCATCAGACCATTCAACAAACAGAGCAACAAAACCACCGACACGATCATGTCAAATTGCTCGCAGTTAGCAAAACTAAGCCCCTTAAAGCAGTCGAGCAGGCCTATCAGGCAGGACAAC contains these protein-coding regions:
- the pilT gene encoding Twitching mobility protein encodes the protein MDIFELLEFSVNHNASDLHLSAGLSPVLRIDGELRPSKFPIINNDQLRVMLESLLDQKQQLAWSQVKELDIGLSIANIGRVRANFFFHHRGCAAAFRLVSSQIPTLEKLGTPDIVSHFCQMSSGLVLVTGATGGGKSTTLAAMVEYMNTSLPRHVITIEDPIEFIYHSKQCLIHQRGVGLETLGFNQALRGALREDPDVILVGELRDYETIKLALTAAETGHLVLATLHTPSASDAVHRMIDIFPATERSFIRSLLAGSLKGVVGQKLLPAIAGGRIAAYEILCNTPAIAHLIRDDKVEQIASLMQTGSSQGMQTFEQHMRNLQQQGLISNLSVKNTLIPEMMY